Proteins encoded within one genomic window of Chrysemys picta bellii isolate R12L10 chromosome 6, ASM1138683v2, whole genome shotgun sequence:
- the CREB3 gene encoding cyclic AMP-responsive element-binding protein 3 isoform X2, with protein MSCPEEVVALADEELLSFLLEDDAPCAEFSGDKANLPGDWGLLEPELLNNKEVEDFLSSLLSPFVEGPSALQGHSPLDSDSGISEDQNPFPSPSSWDASPARDLASSPLSSDIVQVEHSYSLHQDRAALESVRAETAEGDISIDLDMWGDSGSAEETLIDEQSSSFPVAVPMDDFMPGTPIQAEERLLKRIRRKIRNKQSALDSRRRKKVYVDGLESRVVTCTAQNHELQKKVQLLQKENMSLLEQLRRLQALVRQSSTKTTTASTCVMVLLLSFCLILSPSLYPLGARVQQEGFRGVLSRQIREYPSDAAQFQPAAAQQVEGPETQRERTMEGLALESETALLPGSLNHSRDGGQSPPKAEHGSAINSNSSSDPPPGASSELGPPQQQPEQLPGKGPLHSAELAAWGTKKQEWVERTTSVVIQQHRADEM; from the exons ATGTCGTGCCCAGAAGAGGTGGTTGCCTTGGCAGACGAGGAGCTGCTCAGCTTCCTCCTGGAAGATGATGCTCCATGTGCAGAGTTCTCGGGGGACAAAGCCAACCTGCCGGGAGACTGGGGTCTGCTGGAGCCCGAG ctcctgaatAACAAGGAAGTGGAGGACTTTCTCagctccctgctgagccccttTGTAGAGGGGCCGAGTGCCTTGCAGGGTCACTCGCCTCTCGACAGCGATAGCGGCATCTCCGAGGACCagaatcccttccccagccccagcagctgggaTGCGTCTCCGGCCAGGGACCTCGCCTCCAGCCCTTTGAGCTCTGACATTGTGCAGGTCGAACACAGCTACTCCCTCCATCAGGACAGGGCGGCGCTGGAGAGCGTGAGAGCTGAGACCGCAGAAGGAGACATCTCCATTGACCTGG ATATGTGGGGGGACTCGGGAAGTGCAGAGGAGACGCTGATCGATGAGCAGAGTTCCAGCTTCCCGGTTGCTGTGCCCATGGATGACTTCATGCCTGGGACCCCCATACAG GCTGAGGAGCGGCTTCTGAAGAGAATCCGTCGCAAGATCCGGAACAAGCAGTCGGCCCTGGACAGTCGGCGCAGGAAGAAGGTCTATGTGGATGGCTTGGAGAGCAG GGTCGTCACCTGCACGGCGCAGAACCACgagctgcagaagaaggtgcagctgctgcagaaggAGAATAT GTCATTGCTCGAGCAGCTACGGAGGCTCCAGGCCTTGGTGAGACAGTCCTCGACCAAAACTACCACCGCCAGCACCTGCGTCATG GTCCTGCTCCTGTCCTTCTGCCTCATTCTCTCGCCCAGTCTCTACCCGCTGGGAGCCAGAGTACAGCAGGAGGGGTTCCGAGGAG TGCTGTCTCGGCAGATCCGTGAGTACCCGAGTGATGCGGCCCAGTTTcagccagcagctgcccagcaggtggaggggcctgaaACACAGAGGGAGCGCACAATGGAGGGACTGGCTCTGGAATCTGAGACGGCCCTGCTGCCGGGCAGCCTCAATCACTCCCGGGACGGGGGACAGAGCCCACCCAAAGCGGAGCATGGCTCTGCCATCAACAGCAACTCCTCCTCCGACCCTCCGCCAGGAGCCAGCTCTGAGCTGGgtcccccacagcagcagccagagcagcTTCCCGGGAAGGGCCCCCTGCACTCTGCGGAGCTGGCAGCCTGGGGGACTAAGAAGCAGGAGTGGGTGGAGCGCACCACCAGCGTCGTGATCCAGCAGCACCGTGCAGATGAGATGTGA
- the CREB3 gene encoding cyclic AMP-responsive element-binding protein 3 isoform X1, producing MSCPEEVVALADEELLSFLLEDDAPCAEFSGDKANLPGDWGLLEPELLNNKEVEDFLSSLLSPFVEGPSALQGHSPLDSDSGISEDQNPFPSPSSWDASPARDLASSPLSSDIVQVEHSYSLHQDRAALESVRAETAEGDISIDLDMWGDSGSAEETLIDEQSSSFPVAVPMDDFMPGTPIQFDFPELILTEEEKQLLEREGVSLPSHLPLTKAEERLLKRIRRKIRNKQSALDSRRRKKVYVDGLESRVVTCTAQNHELQKKVQLLQKENMSLLEQLRRLQALVRQSSTKTTTASTCVMVLLLSFCLILSPSLYPLGARVQQEGFRGVLSRQIREYPSDAAQFQPAAAQQVEGPETQRERTMEGLALESETALLPGSLNHSRDGGQSPPKAEHGSAINSNSSSDPPPGASSELGPPQQQPEQLPGKGPLHSAELAAWGTKKQEWVERTTSVVIQQHRADEM from the exons ATGTCGTGCCCAGAAGAGGTGGTTGCCTTGGCAGACGAGGAGCTGCTCAGCTTCCTCCTGGAAGATGATGCTCCATGTGCAGAGTTCTCGGGGGACAAAGCCAACCTGCCGGGAGACTGGGGTCTGCTGGAGCCCGAG ctcctgaatAACAAGGAAGTGGAGGACTTTCTCagctccctgctgagccccttTGTAGAGGGGCCGAGTGCCTTGCAGGGTCACTCGCCTCTCGACAGCGATAGCGGCATCTCCGAGGACCagaatcccttccccagccccagcagctgggaTGCGTCTCCGGCCAGGGACCTCGCCTCCAGCCCTTTGAGCTCTGACATTGTGCAGGTCGAACACAGCTACTCCCTCCATCAGGACAGGGCGGCGCTGGAGAGCGTGAGAGCTGAGACCGCAGAAGGAGACATCTCCATTGACCTGG ATATGTGGGGGGACTCGGGAAGTGCAGAGGAGACGCTGATCGATGAGCAGAGTTCCAGCTTCCCGGTTGCTGTGCCCATGGATGACTTCATGCCTGGGACCCCCATACAG TTCGATTTCCCGGAACTGATCCTGACAGAAGAGGAGAAACAGCTTCTGGAAAGAGAGGGTGTCTCCTTGCCGTCCCACCTGCCCCTGACCAAG GCTGAGGAGCGGCTTCTGAAGAGAATCCGTCGCAAGATCCGGAACAAGCAGTCGGCCCTGGACAGTCGGCGCAGGAAGAAGGTCTATGTGGATGGCTTGGAGAGCAG GGTCGTCACCTGCACGGCGCAGAACCACgagctgcagaagaaggtgcagctgctgcagaaggAGAATAT GTCATTGCTCGAGCAGCTACGGAGGCTCCAGGCCTTGGTGAGACAGTCCTCGACCAAAACTACCACCGCCAGCACCTGCGTCATG GTCCTGCTCCTGTCCTTCTGCCTCATTCTCTCGCCCAGTCTCTACCCGCTGGGAGCCAGAGTACAGCAGGAGGGGTTCCGAGGAG TGCTGTCTCGGCAGATCCGTGAGTACCCGAGTGATGCGGCCCAGTTTcagccagcagctgcccagcaggtggaggggcctgaaACACAGAGGGAGCGCACAATGGAGGGACTGGCTCTGGAATCTGAGACGGCCCTGCTGCCGGGCAGCCTCAATCACTCCCGGGACGGGGGACAGAGCCCACCCAAAGCGGAGCATGGCTCTGCCATCAACAGCAACTCCTCCTCCGACCCTCCGCCAGGAGCCAGCTCTGAGCTGGgtcccccacagcagcagccagagcagcTTCCCGGGAAGGGCCCCCTGCACTCTGCGGAGCTGGCAGCCTGGGGGACTAAGAAGCAGGAGTGGGTGGAGCGCACCACCAGCGTCGTGATCCAGCAGCACCGTGCAGATGAGATGTGA